One part of the Lotus japonicus ecotype B-129 chromosome 2, LjGifu_v1.2 genome encodes these proteins:
- the LOC130737153 gene encoding NAC domain-containing protein 83-like, with amino-acid sequence MEDLIMTYEDEDGSVQLLPGYMFDPTDEIRVDFYLKRRVEIYNKMVFWISFVFADGKIFNERKCFFYNTMGRDLENIDIRVAGSGQWRVMKKGEDVSIPQNNQVIGRRNTLNFWEMQGACARRTRWEMHELCLTSIANQSKLANWAIYCIFKNKDAKKANNARGCNGESSNTSSVEVIDFNVESDNGKIFNERKCFFYNTMSRDLKNTDMRVAGSGQWRVMEKDKYIPILRNDQMTNWAVYRILKNKDEKKVKDARGCNEESSNAGSTEVIDFNVESDIFSETFPNGPLLK; translated from the exons ATGGAGGACCTGATCATGACTTATGAAGACGAGGATGGGAGTGTTCAATTGCTACCTGGGTACATGTTTGATCCTACTGATGAGATTCGTGTGGATTTTTACTTGAAGAGGAGG gTGGAAATTTACAATAAGATGGTGTTTTGGATTTCATTTGTGTTTGCAGATGGGAAGATTTTCAATGAACGCAAGTGCTTCTTCTACAACACTATGGGACGTGATCTTGAGAACATTGACATAAGAGTTGCTGGGAGTGGCCAGTGGAGAGTAATGAAAAAAGGAGAAGATGTGTCTATCCCTCAAAACAATCAAGTGATTGGGAGGAGGAACACCCTGAATTTTTGGGAAATGCAAGGAGCATGTGCTAGGAGGACCAGATGGGAGATGCATGAGTTGTGTCTTACGTCAATTGCTAACCAATCTAAG CTGGCAAACTGGGCTATTTACTGCATCTTTAAAAATAAGGATGCAAAGAAGGCGAATAATGCACGAGGTTGTAATGGCGAAAGCTCTAATACTAGTAGCGTTGAAGTCATTGATTTTAATGTTGAGAGTGACA ATGGAAAGATTTTCAATGAACGCAAGTGCTTCTTCTACAATACCATGAGTCGTGATCTTAAAAACACTGACATGAGAGTTGCAGGGAGTGGCCAGTGGAGAGTTATGGAAAAAGATAAATATATTCCTATCCTCCGAAATGATCAG ATGACAAATTGGGCTGTTTACCGCATCTTGAAGAATAAGGATGAAAAGAAGGTGAAAGATGCAAGAGGGTGTAATGAGGAAAGCTCCAATGCTGGGAGTACTGAAGTCATTGATTTCAATGTTGAGAGTGACATTTTCTCAGAAACCTTCCCCAATGGCCCGCTCCTTAAGTGA
- the LOC130737154 gene encoding NAC domain-containing protein 83-like, protein MENLMTYEDDDGSVRLLPGYKFDPTDEVLVDFYLKRRVFGQPLPFEIIPNFDVFQTEPWDGKIFNQRKCFFHNISGRDIESLDIRVVGSGEWRAMEKEKNVHIHQNNEVIGKRNTLNFWEVQGSYAKRTEWVMHEFRLVSIANPSKMAKWVVYRIFQNKDLKKVKNSNRSN, encoded by the exons ATGGAGAACCTCATGACttatgaggatgatgatggaAGTGTTAGATTGCTACCCGGGTATAAGTTTGATCCCACTGATGAGGTTCTTGTGGATTTCTACCTGAAGAGAAGAGTTTTTGGCCAGCCTCTTCCTTTTGAAATCATCCCAAATTTTGATGTGTTTCAGACTGAACCTTGGG ATGGAAAGATTTTCAATCAGCGCAAGTGCTTCTTCCACAACATAAGTGGTCGTGACATTGAAAGCCTTGACATAAGAGTTGTTGGGAGTGGTGAGTGGAGAGCtatggagaaagaaaaaaatgttcatATACATCAAAACAATGAGGTGATTGGAAAGAGGAACACCCTGAATTTCTGGGAAGTGCAAGGATCTTATGCTAAAAGAACTGAATGGGTGATGCATGAGTTCCGCCTTGTGTCAATAGCTAACCCATCTAAG ATGGCAAAGTGGGTCGTGTATCGCATCTTTCAGAATAAAGATCTAAAGAAGGTGAAGAATTCAAACAGGTCTAATTAG